CAGACTCTATTggagttattttttttttctagttcaTAAATGTTTGGTTAAAGGTTAAAATTAATTCCAGAACATTTGAATATGTTGAAAAGATTAAGAAAAAGCAAAAAATTCAGTTTCGATTCTCGGAATTGACTGGTGTGACTCTACCTCCGAGTAATCGCATCAATGTGATATGCATTGGCTGATGGACTGTTTAATTCAGTTCCATCAACATTTTCGACACTCAACATAGATATACTCTCTCCGTTCCCTTTTACCTGTCTATTTTTGACTCTGCACAatccttaagaaataataaatgaagtgcataatttaccaatgtacccatattaattagtgcatatttttattggatttgaaaaatcaTTTAAACCGAGTATTTAATAGTATGGAtaaaacaggaaaaaagaaatCATCTTGTCTTAACatactaaaagtgacaagtaaaaatgaaactctatttttgaaatactggacaagtgaaagtgaacggagagagtatATATGTAAGATATCACTAAAgtttcaaggaaaaaaaaaaacaagaatttCAAAAGTGGAACGAGTTCAGACTCAAagaatttaaatttttaattcaCCTCTATCTATATGTTTAATAATTTATGAAGCGGGAAAGACGTTAATTAACTGATTTTTGTTATTGTCCTTGTACAGGTTTTTCCCAAGTAAATATAACAGAGACATAAAAGCATTAAAAATGGAAGTGGAGAGGCTACTGATGGAGATAATACAAAACAGAAAAGATTGTGTAGAAATTGGGCGAACCAGTTCATATGGGAATGATTTGTTAGGAATGTTACTAAATGAGATGCAAAAGAAAAGATCAAGCAATGGATTCAGCTTGAATTTGCAGCTGATTATGGATGAATGCAAGACTTTTTTCTTTGCAGGACATGAGACCACTGCCCTTTTGCTAACTTGGACTGTCATGTTGTTAGCAAGTAATCCTTCTTGGCAAGATAAAGTTCGTGAAGAGGTCAACCAAGTTTGCAAAGGAGATTCACCCACTGTTGAACACCTTCCAAAGCTTACTTTGGTAAGTGAAGTATATAGTACAAAATTTATTATGCATTTTCAAGACAAGAAACGAGAGTTTTTTTAGCAACCAAAAAGAATTATAGAAAGCTAAAAAGTCGTCACAGAATGATGAATGATGTAGTCGTTGAAACTTATTCGTGATGATCTCTAAAAGTCGACACGAAAAGTTACTTTCCCTGGTGATTTTAgatttttataataaaaaaaaaatggtcataAATCTACTCACAAAAATGTTCAAATAAGGCCGTCAAACACCACTTATTGCAAGCATTCCACATTTTgacaattctttttctttttttgggttTGTCATTTAGTTATAGAATTACGAAAAATAAAGCTTATCACTCTTGATGTCCATCTGTCAATAAAAATTTGATTTGTCAATAAATTCCACTCTTTAGATCCTACTGCCAGCTTTGCTGGCATTGGGGCAATATCTTGGCAATTTTTAAAGCACGAAATGCCAGTGAAACATTTAACTATTATTTTACATTCATCATGTAAGAAAATGGTGGGAGTAAAGTTCATTCACTGAAAATTAGAATGATTTTTAATAATACCTTAGGTCCATTTGGCTCCTCATGCTTCATTGGCTATTTATGTCACTACTTGTTATAGTCCTCACTAGCACATACATTACATTTTAGAAAATTCACCGTATATACACTAACAgtataaataatattttcttttACCGTATGCAGTTAAACATGGTAATCAACGAGTCGTTACGACTTTATCCACCAGCTTCTGTACTACCAAGAATGGCATTTGAGGATTTCAAGTTAGGTGACCTTAATATTCCTAAAGGTTTATCAATATGGATTCCAGTACTTGCCATACATCATAGTGAAGAAATATGGGGTATAGATGTCGATGAATTTAGGCCTGATCGTTTTGCATCAAAGTCATTTGCCGCAGGCCGGAATTTTCTGCCGTTCGCTGCCGGTCCCCGGAATTGTGTTGGCCAATCTTTTGCATTAATGGAAGCTAAGATCATATTAGCCATGTTAATATCAAAATTTCGTTTCACAATTTCGGATAATTATCGCCATGCACCTGTGATTGTCCTCACAATTAAGCCTAAATATGGGGTACAAGTCAAGTTGACACCTTTGAGTCCTTGAAGAAATTTTGGCCTTTAGAGGATTACTTTCCTCTTTTTCCAAAATATTGTTTTCGTTTCTGCTTAAGAAG
Above is a genomic segment from Lycium barbarum isolate Lr01 chromosome 12, ASM1917538v2, whole genome shotgun sequence containing:
- the LOC132623969 gene encoding cytokinin hydroxylase, with the translated sequence MAMVVLILVICIILMSLKIAYETLSCYCLTPRRITKIMAKQGVRGPKPRFLVGNILDMASLVSKSTKNDMDFIHHDIVGRLLPHYVAWSKIYGKRFIYWNGTEPRMCLTEAELIKELFSKYNTVSGKSWMQQQGSKHFIGRGLLMANGDAWYHQRHIVAPAFMGDKLKSYAGYMVECTNGMLQSLGNAVKSGQTEFEIGEYMTRLTAEIISRTEFDSSYEKGKQIFDLLTLLQHRCAQASRHLCFPGSRFFPSKYNRDIKALKMEVERLLMEIIQNRKDCVEIGRTSSYGNDLLGMLLNEMQKKRSSNGFSLNLQLIMDECKTFFFAGHETTALLLTWTVMLLASNPSWQDKVREEVNQVCKGDSPTVEHLPKLTLLNMVINESLRLYPPASVLPRMAFEDFKLGDLNIPKGLSIWIPVLAIHHSEEIWGIDVDEFRPDRFASKSFAAGRNFLPFAAGPRNCVGQSFALMEAKIILAMLISKFRFTISDNYRHAPVIVLTIKPKYGVQVKLTPLSP